One segment of Asterias rubens chromosome 2, eAstRub1.3, whole genome shotgun sequence DNA contains the following:
- the LOC117307259 gene encoding histone-lysine N-methyltransferase SETMAR-like isoform X2 encodes MPGPALESHPNEIIFDGCVCLQASCPPDCPCIQRFGANYNTKGQFLKGPGISQSQPIFECNSSCRCGQECVNRVVQNGVKHKLEVFQSNAGKGYGVRVSETIQKDCFICEYAGEILTLKEAKRRTLAMTADDMNFIMIVRECLADGKVIRTHIDPSATGNIGRFINHSCEPNLYQIVVRVDNDIPKVALFTRRPIEVDEELTYSYWGDQQPTSLLDGRTSDDGKMKPCLCGSDKCLGFLPFNESLYETESK; translated from the coding sequence ATGCCTGGACCTGCACTAGAATCCCATCCAAATGAAATCATCTTTGATGGTTGCGTGTGCCTCCAGGCATCATGTCCACCAGACTGTCCATGCATACAGCGATTCGGGGCAAACTACAACACCAAAGGGCAATTTCTTAAAGGCCCTGGCATCAGCCAGTCACAGCCGATCTTCGAATGCAACAGCAGCTGCCGTTGCGGACAAGAATGCGTCAACAGGGTTGTGCAGAACGGCGTCAAACACAAGCTTGAGGTGTTTCAATCCAACGCTGGGAAAGGTTACGGAGTAAGAGTTTCAGAGACGATACAAAAGGATTGTTTCATTTGCGAGTACGCCGGGGAGATTTTAACGTTAAAGGAAGCAAAGAGACGAACTCTGGCGATGACTGCAGATGATATGAACTTCATTATGATCGTCCGGGAATGTCTCGCCGACGGGAAGGTCATAAGGACTCATATCGATCCGTCAGCGACCGGGAATATCGGACGGTTTATCAATCACTCTTGCGAGCCGAATCTTTATCAAATTGTGGTACGCGTCGATAACGATATACCAAAGGTTGCTCTTTTTACGAGGAGGCCGATTGAGGTTGACGAGGAATTGACGTATAGTTATTGGGGCGACCAGCAACCGACGAGTCTCCTCGATGGGAGGACTTCTGATGATGGGAAGATGAAACCGTGTCTCTGTGGGAGCGATAAATGTCTTGGGTTCTTGCCGTTTAATGAGAGTTTGTACGAGACGGAGTCAAAGTAG
- the LOC117307259 gene encoding histone-lysine N-methyltransferase SETMAR-like isoform X1 produces the protein MDGQLLSTDNDKIVLPEGLQFKYSSINMPGPALESHPNEIIFDGCVCLQASCPPDCPCIQRFGANYNTKGQFLKGPGISQSQPIFECNSSCRCGQECVNRVVQNGVKHKLEVFQSNAGKGYGVRVSETIQKDCFICEYAGEILTLKEAKRRTLAMTADDMNFIMIVRECLADGKVIRTHIDPSATGNIGRFINHSCEPNLYQIVVRVDNDIPKVALFTRRPIEVDEELTYSYWGDQQPTSLLDGRTSDDGKMKPCLCGSDKCLGFLPFNESLYETESK, from the exons ATGGATGGTCAATTATTGTCAACAGATAATGATAAGATCGTTCTGCCGGAAGGATTGCAATTCAAG taCTCATCCATTAATATGCCTGGACCTGCACTAGAATCCCATCCAAATGAAATCATCTTTGATGGTTGCGTGTGCCTCCAGGCATCATGTCCACCAGACTGTCCATGCATACAGCGATTCGGGGCAAACTACAACACCAAAGGGCAATTTCTTAAAGGCCCTGGCATCAGCCAGTCACAGCCGATCTTCGAATGCAACAGCAGCTGCCGTTGCGGACAAGAATGCGTCAACAGGGTTGTGCAGAACGGCGTCAAACACAAGCTTGAGGTGTTTCAATCCAACGCTGGGAAAGGTTACGGAGTAAGAGTTTCAGAGACGATACAAAAGGATTGTTTCATTTGCGAGTACGCCGGGGAGATTTTAACGTTAAAGGAAGCAAAGAGACGAACTCTGGCGATGACTGCAGATGATATGAACTTCATTATGATCGTCCGGGAATGTCTCGCCGACGGGAAGGTCATAAGGACTCATATCGATCCGTCAGCGACCGGGAATATCGGACGGTTTATCAATCACTCTTGCGAGCCGAATCTTTATCAAATTGTGGTACGCGTCGATAACGATATACCAAAGGTTGCTCTTTTTACGAGGAGGCCGATTGAGGTTGACGAGGAATTGACGTATAGTTATTGGGGCGACCAGCAACCGACGAGTCTCCTCGATGGGAGGACTTCTGATGATGGGAAGATGAAACCGTGTCTCTGTGGGAGCGATAAATGTCTTGGGTTCTTGCCGTTTAATGAGAGTTTGTACGAGACGGAGTCAAAGTAG